From a region of the Fischerella sp. JS2 genome:
- a CDS encoding aminoglycoside phosphotransferase family protein, producing the protein MWSYKASTWIHQQLDALSLSATAPIEQVKSQTRSCLLRVRTTVGTLYLKTGYGIFGTEATFTDFLAQLYPNCLPKLIAVDTEQQWMLMREFEGQHLGKTADISRWEAALRRYAEIQVQMAIMVNQLLDIGFPDRRINQLTQRIEPLFADDAALLLPQNNPFLQQSDLEELRTLIPQLLSWCEVLETCGIPQTLIHGDFYCQNVIDAQESYIYFDWSDSAVSHPFFDAGFFLFDIAQELPNVVDVQTHLRNAYLEPWTVYLPMKQLTSVFQITQPLAALYHAIVSYEIIQHLEPAHRWETENTVPYYLKTMLGQISS; encoded by the coding sequence ATGTGGAGTTATAAGGCTTCTACTTGGATTCATCAGCAACTTGATGCCTTAAGTTTAAGTGCAACCGCTCCGATTGAGCAAGTTAAATCTCAAACTCGCTCTTGTTTATTGCGTGTGAGAACAACAGTTGGAACACTTTATTTGAAGACTGGGTATGGGATTTTTGGCACAGAAGCCACATTCACTGATTTTCTAGCTCAACTTTATCCCAATTGCTTGCCTAAACTAATTGCTGTAGATACAGAACAACAATGGATGTTAATGAGAGAGTTCGAGGGTCAGCATTTGGGGAAAACCGCTGATATCTCTCGATGGGAAGCAGCACTACGACGATATGCTGAAATTCAAGTTCAGATGGCGATAATGGTTAATCAATTGCTAGATATTGGTTTTCCTGACAGACGAATCAATCAGCTTACTCAAAGAATAGAACCGTTATTTGCAGATGATGCTGCGCTACTGCTCCCTCAGAATAATCCATTTCTCCAGCAGTCAGACTTGGAGGAGTTACGCACTCTCATACCTCAACTGCTGTCATGGTGTGAAGTTTTGGAAACTTGTGGTATCCCTCAAACCCTAATACATGGTGATTTTTATTGTCAAAATGTGATTGACGCGCAAGAAAGCTATATTTATTTCGATTGGTCTGATAGTGCAGTTTCACATCCGTTTTTCGATGCAGGATTCTTTCTGTTCGATATTGCACAAGAACTTCCTAATGTAGTGGATGTGCAAACGCATCTACGGAATGCTTATTTAGAGCCTTGGACAGTTTACTTGCCAATGAAACAATTAACTTCTGTATTTCAAATAACACAGCCCTTGGCTGCTTTATATCATGCGATCGTCAGTTACGAAATTATTCAGCATCTGGAACCTGCTCATCGCTGGGAGACTGAAAATACTGTTCCCTATTATCTAAAAACGATGCTTGGACAAATTTCGTCATAG